Proteins from a genomic interval of Arachis hypogaea cultivar Tifrunner chromosome 10, arahy.Tifrunner.gnm2.J5K5, whole genome shotgun sequence:
- the LOC112716931 gene encoding ABC transporter C family member 2 isoform X5, which produces MQNQDPSWIGYIYAFSIFVGVSLGVLCEAQYFQNVMRVGFQLRSTLVAAIFRKSLRLTNEGRKKFSSGKLMNMITTDANALQQICQQLHGLWSAPFRIIIAMVLLYQQLGVASLIGSLMLVLIVPLQTYVIAKMRKLTKEGLQQTDKRVGIMHEILAAMDTVKCYAWETSFQCRVQSIRDYELSWFRKAHLLNALNTFILNSIPVLVTVTSFGMFTLLGGELTPARAFTSLSLFTVLRFPLNMLPNLLSQVANANVSLQRLEELFLAEERNLKQNPPLVPGLPAISIKNGNFSWDAKAEKSTLSNINVEIPIGSLVAIVGGTGEGKTSLISTMIGELPLLNDGNAIIRGTVAYVPQISWIYNATVRENILFGSEFEYERYWKAIDVTALQHDLNLLPARDFTEIGERGVNISGGQKQRVSLARAVYSDSDVYIFDDPLSALDAHVAHEVFKNCIKEALGGKTRVLVTNQLHLLPQVDKIILLSDGMIKEQGTFEELSKCGYLFQRLMENAGKMEQQSESNEGREDHVEVNVSTSSNEALVQIPNDTSYEKKGKLRKSVLVKQEERETGVVSLKVLARYKSALGGLWVVFILFACYTLTEVLRISSSTWLSVWTDQDSTSDYNPVYFLVVYALFSFGQVAVTLANSYWLIISNLRAAKRLHDAMLDKILRAPMVFFQTNPVGRIINRFAKDMGDIDTMVSTLVNQFMGQLWQLLSTFVLIGTVSTISLWAIMPLLIFFYGAYIYYQSTAREVKRLDSITRSPVYAHFGEALNGLASIRAYKAYDRMAHINGKFMDKNIRFTLVNISSNRWLTIRLESLGGLMIWFIATFAVLQNGRSENQAAFASTMGLLLSYTLNITSLLSGVLRQASRAENSLNAVERVGTYIDLETEAPRIIETNRPPPGWPTSGLVEFENVVLSYRPELPPVLHGLSFTVLPTEKVGVVGRTGAGKSSMLNALFRIVELQSGRIIIDGFDISMFGLADLRRVLTIIPQSPVLFSGTVRFNLDPFTEHNDADMWQALERAHLKDVIRRNPLGLDAQVLEGGDNFSVGQRQLLSLARALLRRSKVLVLDEATAAVDVRTDALIQKTIRQEFQSCTMLIIAHRLNTVIDCNRILLLDSGRVLEYDSPDKLLSNEASAFYKMVQSTGAANAEYLCSLVFGRIVNNSNEENKGLENQMRQLASSNWAAATQCAIAATLSSLHLNLQSPNETKDNKDFLEKTKDALTTLQEVLEGKHDDVIQQTLVKHNVPTERWWSTLHQLVEGLSVLIKLPPKNIQQLELDFERRSFH; this is translated from the exons TCACTTGGTGTTCTATGTGAAGCTCAATATTTCCAGAATGTGATGCGTGTTGGTTTTCAGCTTAGATCAACTTTG GTGGCTGCTATATTTAGAAAATCTTTGAGGCTAACTAATGAAGGTCGAAAGAAGTTCTCATCTGGGAAACTTATGAATATGATAACTACAGACGCCAATGCACTACAG CAAATATGTCAACAACTTCATGGACTTTGGTCAGCACCATTCCGTATCATCATAGCAATGGTTCTCCTATACCAGCAACTAGGCGTTGCTTCACTTATTGGATCGCTAATGCTAGTTCTCATTGTCCCACTACAG ACATACGTGATTGCCAAAATGAGAAAACTGACAAAAGAAGGACTGCAGCAAACAGACAAGAGGGTTGGTATCATGCATGAAATTCTGGCTGCCATGGATACTGTAAA ATGTTATGCATGGGAAACAAGCTTTCAATGTAGAGTACAAAGCATACGGGATTATGAGCTATCTTGGTTTCGCAAAGCACATCTGTTAAATGCT CTCAATACCTTTATTCTAAATAGCATCCCAGTTCTTGTGACTGTAACTTCATTTGGAATGTTTACTTTACTTGGTGGAGAATTGACTCCTGCAAGGGCATTTACCTCACTATCTCTATTCACAGTTTTGCGCTTTCCATTAAACATGCTACCAAACTTACTAAGTCAG GTAGCAAATGCAAATGTATCGTTGCAAAGGCTGGAAGAATTATTCTTGGCTGAGGAGCGAAATCTAAAGCAAAATCCACCTCTTGTACCAGGACTTCCAGCCATATCAATAAAAAATGGAAACTTTTCATGGGATGCAAAG GCAGAGAAGTCCACACTATCAAATATCAATGTGGAAATACCAATTGGAAGCTTAGTTGCAATAGTTGGTGGTACTGGAGAAGGAAAAACATCACTTATTTCAACAATGATTGGAGAGCTACCTCTTTTAAATGATGGAAATGCTATAATTAGAGGCACTGTTGCTTATGTTCCTCAGATTTCATGGATTTACAATGCTACA GTACGTGAAAACATATTGTTTGGGTCAGAATTCGAATATGAACGATATTGGAAGGCCATTGATGTCACTGCTTTACAGCATGATCTCAACTTATTACCA GCACGTGATTTTACAGAGATTGGAGAAAGAGGAGTCAATATTAGTGGTGGACAAAAGCAAAGAGTTTCCTTAGCTAGGGCAGTCTATTCAGATTCAGATGTATATATATTCGATGATCCTTTAAGTGCTCTCGATGCTCATGTTGCTCATGAG GTTTTCAAAAACTGTATAAAGGAAGCACTGGGAGGAAAAACAAGGGTTCTTGTCACCAACCAGCTACATCTTCTCCCTCAAGTGGATAAAATTATTCTCCTTAGTGACGGCATGATTAAAGAGCAGGGAACTTTTGAGGAGTTATCAAAGTGTGGGTATCTATTTCAGAGACTAATGGAAAATGCTGGGAAAATGGAACAACAATCAGAGAGTAATGAAGGTAGAGAGGACCATGTCGAGGTTAATGTTTCAACCTCGAGCAATGAGGCACTTGTTCAGATTCCAAACGACACAAGCTATGAGAAGAAGGGAAAATTACGCAAATCAGTGCTTGTTAAGCAAGAAGAGCGGGAGACTGGTGTGGTTAGCTTGAAAGTTTTGGCGAG GTATAAATCTGCATTAGGAGGCCTATGGGTAGTTTTCATACTCTTTGCCTGCTACACATTAACAGAAGTTCTTCGAATTTCAAGTAGCACATGGTTAAGTGTTTGGACAGATCAAGATTCCACTTCAGATTATAATCCAGTATATTTTCTTGTCGTCTATGCACTTTTCTCCTTTGGACAG GTTGCTGTAACACTTGCAAACTCTTATTGGTTGATCATTTCTAACCTCCGTGCTGCAAAAAGATTGCATGATGCAATGCTAGATAAAATACTTCGGGCCCCAATGGTATTCTTCCAAACTAATCCTGTTGGCCGCATAATTAACAGGTTTGCAAAAGACATGGGAGACATAGACACCATGGTTTCTACTTTGGTGAATCAGTTTATGGGGCAACTCTGGCAGCTACTTTCTACCTTTGTTCTCATTGGCACTGTGAGCACAATATCTCTGTGGGCTATAATGCCATTGCTGATCTTCTTTTATGGAGCTTATATATATTACCAG AGCACCGCTCGAGAAGTGAAGCGTTTGGATTCAATTACAAGATCTCCTGTTTATGCACACTTTGGAGAAGCGTTGAATGGTTTGGCAAGCATACGCGCTTACAAAGCATATGATAGAATGGCTCACATTAATGGAAAATTCATGGATAAAAATATCAGATTTACCCTTGTGAATATTAGTTCAAACCGTTGGCTCACCATAAGGTTAGAATCATTAGGAGGGCTCATGATTTGGTTCATAGCTACATTTGCTGTATTGCAAAATGGAAGATCTGAAAACCAGGCAGCATTTGCATCTACAATGGGCCTTCTTCTCAGTTATACTTTAAACATAACAAGTCTCTTGAGTGGTGTCCTGAGACAAGCAAGTAGAGCTGAAAATAGTTTAAATGCTGTTGAGCGTGTTGGCACATACATTGATTTGGAAACTGAGGCTCCAAGAATAATTGAGACAAACCGTCCACCACCAGGATGGCCAACATCTGGTTTAGTTGAGTTTGAGAATGTTGTCCTGAGTTACAGGCCTGAACTTCCTCCAGTCTTGCATGGACTGTCCTTTACGGTATTGCCAACCGAGAAGGTTGGGGTAGTTGGAAGAACTGGTGCAGGAAAATCTAGCATGCTTAATGCTTTATTCCGTATCGTTGAGCTACAAAGTGGAAGAATCATTATTGATGGTTTTGACATTTCTATGTTTGGACTAGCAGATTTGCGAAGAGTTCTAACTATCATACCTCAATCACCAGTTCTTTTCTCTG GAACTGTTCGCTTCAATCTTGATCCATTTACTGAACACAATGATGCTGACATGTGGCAAGCTTTAGAAAGGGCACATTTGAAGGATGTAATAAGAAGAAATCCACTTGGTCTAGATGCACAG GTCTTGGAGGGTGGAGATAATTTTAGTGTTGGACAGAGGCAACTATTAAGTCTAGCCAGAGCATTGCTTCGAAGATCAAAGGTTCTTGTCCTGGACGAAGCGACTGCTGCTGTTGATGTTAGAACAGATGCTCTTATACAGAAAACCATCCGACAAGAGTTTCAGTCCTGCACAATGCTCATCATTGCACACAGACTAAATACAGTTATTGACTGCAATCGGATTCTATTGCTCGATTCTGGACGG GTCCTTGAGTATGACTCGCCGGACAAACTCTTATCGAATGAAGCAAGTGCATTCTACAAGATGGTTCAAAGTACAGGAGCTGCAAATGCTGAGTATTTATGTAGTTTAGTTTTTGGAAGGATTGTGAACAATTCTAATGAAGAAAACAAGGGACTTGAAAATCAAATGAGACAGTTAGCTTCTTCCAACTGGGCTGCTGCTACACAATGTGCTATAGCTGCAACCCTTTCTTCATTGCATCTTAACCTTCAAAGCCCAAATGAAACTAAAGACAACAAAGATTTCCTCGAAAAAACGAAGGACGCGTTGACAACACTTCAGGAAGTTCTGGAAGGGAAGCATGATGATGTTATACAACAGACACTTGTTAAACACAATGTTCCTACAGAAAGATGGTGGTCTACACTTCATCAATTAGTTGAAG GTTTGTCTGTCTTGATCAAGTTACCTCCGAAAAACATTCAACAATTGGAACTTGATTTTGAAAGAAGGTCCTTTCACTGA
- the LOC112716931 gene encoding ABC transporter C family member 2 isoform X6 gives MQIGNDLSQFVGPILLNHLLNSLGVLCEAQYFQNVMRVGFQLRSTLVAAIFRKSLRLTNEGRKKFSSGKLMNMITTDANALQQICQQLHGLWSAPFRIIIAMVLLYQQLGVASLIGSLMLVLIVPLQTYVIAKMRKLTKEGLQQTDKRVGIMHEILAAMDTVKCYAWETSFQCRVQSIRDYELSWFRKAHLLNALNTFILNSIPVLVTVTSFGMFTLLGGELTPARAFTSLSLFTVLRFPLNMLPNLLSQVANANVSLQRLEELFLAEERNLKQNPPLVPGLPAISIKNGNFSWDAKAEKSTLSNINVEIPIGSLVAIVGGTGEGKTSLISTMIGELPLLNDGNAIIRGTVAYVPQISWIYNATVRENILFGSEFEYERYWKAIDVTALQHDLNLLPARDFTEIGERGVNISGGQKQRVSLARAVYSDSDVYIFDDPLSALDAHVAHEVFKNCIKEALGGKTRVLVTNQLHLLPQVDKIILLSDGMIKEQGTFEELSKCGYLFQRLMENAGKMEQQSESNEGREDHVEVNVSTSSNEALVQIPNDTSYEKKGKLRKSVLVKQEERETGVVSLKVLARYKSALGGLWVVFILFACYTLTEVLRISSSTWLSVWTDQDSTSDYNPVYFLVVYALFSFGQVAVTLANSYWLIISNLRAAKRLHDAMLDKILRAPMVFFQTNPVGRIINRFAKDMGDIDTMVSTLVNQFMGQLWQLLSTFVLIGTVSTISLWAIMPLLIFFYGAYIYYQSTAREVKRLDSITRSPVYAHFGEALNGLASIRAYKAYDRMAHINGKFMDKNIRFTLVNISSNRWLTIRLESLGGLMIWFIATFAVLQNGRSENQAAFASTMGLLLSYTLNITSLLSGVLRQASRAENSLNAVERVGTYIDLETEAPRIIETNRPPPGWPTSGLVEFENVVLSYRPELPPVLHGLSFTVLPTEKVGVVGRTGAGKSSMLNALFRIVELQSGRIIIDGFDISMFGLADLRRVLTIIPQSPVLFSGTVRFNLDPFTEHNDADMWQALERAHLKDVIRRNPLGLDAQVLEGGDNFSVGQRQLLSLARALLRRSKVLVLDEATAAVDVRTDALIQKTIRQEFQSCTMLIIAHRLNTVIDCNRILLLDSGRVLEYDSPDKLLSNEASAFYKMVQSTGAANAEYLCSLVFGRIVNNSNEENKGLENQMRQLASSNWAAATQCAIAATLSSLHLNLQSPNETKDNKDFLEKTKDALTTLQEVLEGKHDDVIQQTLVKHNVPTERWWSTLHQLVEGLSVLIKLPPKNIQQLELDFERRSFH, from the exons TCACTTGGTGTTCTATGTGAAGCTCAATATTTCCAGAATGTGATGCGTGTTGGTTTTCAGCTTAGATCAACTTTG GTGGCTGCTATATTTAGAAAATCTTTGAGGCTAACTAATGAAGGTCGAAAGAAGTTCTCATCTGGGAAACTTATGAATATGATAACTACAGACGCCAATGCACTACAG CAAATATGTCAACAACTTCATGGACTTTGGTCAGCACCATTCCGTATCATCATAGCAATGGTTCTCCTATACCAGCAACTAGGCGTTGCTTCACTTATTGGATCGCTAATGCTAGTTCTCATTGTCCCACTACAG ACATACGTGATTGCCAAAATGAGAAAACTGACAAAAGAAGGACTGCAGCAAACAGACAAGAGGGTTGGTATCATGCATGAAATTCTGGCTGCCATGGATACTGTAAA ATGTTATGCATGGGAAACAAGCTTTCAATGTAGAGTACAAAGCATACGGGATTATGAGCTATCTTGGTTTCGCAAAGCACATCTGTTAAATGCT CTCAATACCTTTATTCTAAATAGCATCCCAGTTCTTGTGACTGTAACTTCATTTGGAATGTTTACTTTACTTGGTGGAGAATTGACTCCTGCAAGGGCATTTACCTCACTATCTCTATTCACAGTTTTGCGCTTTCCATTAAACATGCTACCAAACTTACTAAGTCAG GTAGCAAATGCAAATGTATCGTTGCAAAGGCTGGAAGAATTATTCTTGGCTGAGGAGCGAAATCTAAAGCAAAATCCACCTCTTGTACCAGGACTTCCAGCCATATCAATAAAAAATGGAAACTTTTCATGGGATGCAAAG GCAGAGAAGTCCACACTATCAAATATCAATGTGGAAATACCAATTGGAAGCTTAGTTGCAATAGTTGGTGGTACTGGAGAAGGAAAAACATCACTTATTTCAACAATGATTGGAGAGCTACCTCTTTTAAATGATGGAAATGCTATAATTAGAGGCACTGTTGCTTATGTTCCTCAGATTTCATGGATTTACAATGCTACA GTACGTGAAAACATATTGTTTGGGTCAGAATTCGAATATGAACGATATTGGAAGGCCATTGATGTCACTGCTTTACAGCATGATCTCAACTTATTACCA GCACGTGATTTTACAGAGATTGGAGAAAGAGGAGTCAATATTAGTGGTGGACAAAAGCAAAGAGTTTCCTTAGCTAGGGCAGTCTATTCAGATTCAGATGTATATATATTCGATGATCCTTTAAGTGCTCTCGATGCTCATGTTGCTCATGAG GTTTTCAAAAACTGTATAAAGGAAGCACTGGGAGGAAAAACAAGGGTTCTTGTCACCAACCAGCTACATCTTCTCCCTCAAGTGGATAAAATTATTCTCCTTAGTGACGGCATGATTAAAGAGCAGGGAACTTTTGAGGAGTTATCAAAGTGTGGGTATCTATTTCAGAGACTAATGGAAAATGCTGGGAAAATGGAACAACAATCAGAGAGTAATGAAGGTAGAGAGGACCATGTCGAGGTTAATGTTTCAACCTCGAGCAATGAGGCACTTGTTCAGATTCCAAACGACACAAGCTATGAGAAGAAGGGAAAATTACGCAAATCAGTGCTTGTTAAGCAAGAAGAGCGGGAGACTGGTGTGGTTAGCTTGAAAGTTTTGGCGAG GTATAAATCTGCATTAGGAGGCCTATGGGTAGTTTTCATACTCTTTGCCTGCTACACATTAACAGAAGTTCTTCGAATTTCAAGTAGCACATGGTTAAGTGTTTGGACAGATCAAGATTCCACTTCAGATTATAATCCAGTATATTTTCTTGTCGTCTATGCACTTTTCTCCTTTGGACAG GTTGCTGTAACACTTGCAAACTCTTATTGGTTGATCATTTCTAACCTCCGTGCTGCAAAAAGATTGCATGATGCAATGCTAGATAAAATACTTCGGGCCCCAATGGTATTCTTCCAAACTAATCCTGTTGGCCGCATAATTAACAGGTTTGCAAAAGACATGGGAGACATAGACACCATGGTTTCTACTTTGGTGAATCAGTTTATGGGGCAACTCTGGCAGCTACTTTCTACCTTTGTTCTCATTGGCACTGTGAGCACAATATCTCTGTGGGCTATAATGCCATTGCTGATCTTCTTTTATGGAGCTTATATATATTACCAG AGCACCGCTCGAGAAGTGAAGCGTTTGGATTCAATTACAAGATCTCCTGTTTATGCACACTTTGGAGAAGCGTTGAATGGTTTGGCAAGCATACGCGCTTACAAAGCATATGATAGAATGGCTCACATTAATGGAAAATTCATGGATAAAAATATCAGATTTACCCTTGTGAATATTAGTTCAAACCGTTGGCTCACCATAAGGTTAGAATCATTAGGAGGGCTCATGATTTGGTTCATAGCTACATTTGCTGTATTGCAAAATGGAAGATCTGAAAACCAGGCAGCATTTGCATCTACAATGGGCCTTCTTCTCAGTTATACTTTAAACATAACAAGTCTCTTGAGTGGTGTCCTGAGACAAGCAAGTAGAGCTGAAAATAGTTTAAATGCTGTTGAGCGTGTTGGCACATACATTGATTTGGAAACTGAGGCTCCAAGAATAATTGAGACAAACCGTCCACCACCAGGATGGCCAACATCTGGTTTAGTTGAGTTTGAGAATGTTGTCCTGAGTTACAGGCCTGAACTTCCTCCAGTCTTGCATGGACTGTCCTTTACGGTATTGCCAACCGAGAAGGTTGGGGTAGTTGGAAGAACTGGTGCAGGAAAATCTAGCATGCTTAATGCTTTATTCCGTATCGTTGAGCTACAAAGTGGAAGAATCATTATTGATGGTTTTGACATTTCTATGTTTGGACTAGCAGATTTGCGAAGAGTTCTAACTATCATACCTCAATCACCAGTTCTTTTCTCTG GAACTGTTCGCTTCAATCTTGATCCATTTACTGAACACAATGATGCTGACATGTGGCAAGCTTTAGAAAGGGCACATTTGAAGGATGTAATAAGAAGAAATCCACTTGGTCTAGATGCACAG GTCTTGGAGGGTGGAGATAATTTTAGTGTTGGACAGAGGCAACTATTAAGTCTAGCCAGAGCATTGCTTCGAAGATCAAAGGTTCTTGTCCTGGACGAAGCGACTGCTGCTGTTGATGTTAGAACAGATGCTCTTATACAGAAAACCATCCGACAAGAGTTTCAGTCCTGCACAATGCTCATCATTGCACACAGACTAAATACAGTTATTGACTGCAATCGGATTCTATTGCTCGATTCTGGACGG GTCCTTGAGTATGACTCGCCGGACAAACTCTTATCGAATGAAGCAAGTGCATTCTACAAGATGGTTCAAAGTACAGGAGCTGCAAATGCTGAGTATTTATGTAGTTTAGTTTTTGGAAGGATTGTGAACAATTCTAATGAAGAAAACAAGGGACTTGAAAATCAAATGAGACAGTTAGCTTCTTCCAACTGGGCTGCTGCTACACAATGTGCTATAGCTGCAACCCTTTCTTCATTGCATCTTAACCTTCAAAGCCCAAATGAAACTAAAGACAACAAAGATTTCCTCGAAAAAACGAAGGACGCGTTGACAACACTTCAGGAAGTTCTGGAAGGGAAGCATGATGATGTTATACAACAGACACTTGTTAAACACAATGTTCCTACAGAAAGATGGTGGTCTACACTTCATCAATTAGTTGAAG GTTTGTCTGTCTTGATCAAGTTACCTCCGAAAAACATTCAACAATTGGAACTTGATTTTGAAAGAAGGTCCTTTCACTGA